The genomic DNA GCGTCGACGTCCAGCCGGGCGGCCCCGCCGTCGTCGGCCTGAAGCTCACCATCGAGGCGTGCCCCAAGCGCGGAGACCTCGTGGCCGCCGTGCGGGAGGCGAGCCTGCGCGTCGTGGAGGACGTCGACGTCGAGGTGACCGTCATGACGCCCGCCGAGCGCCGGGACCTCGTGGAACAGGTGCGCGGCGCGGAGCGGGACATCCCGTTCGCCCGGCCGGAGTCCCTGACGCGGGTCGTCGCCGTGGCGTCCGGCAAGGGCGGCGTGGGCAAGTCCACCGTCACCGCCAACCTGGCCCTCGCGGCCGCCGCCCGCGGACTGCGCGTAGGGGTCATTGACGCGGACATCTATGGGTTCTCGATCCCGCCCCTGCTCGGAGTGACGGAGGGGCCCACGAAGGTCGAGGACCTCATGCTGCCGCCCGTCGTCCACGGCATCTCGGTCATGAGCATCGGGATGTTCGTCGGCTCAGACCAGCCGATCTCCTGGCGAGGGCCCATGCTGCACCGCGCCCTCGAGCAGTTCCTCAAGGACACGCACTTCGGGGATCTCGACGTCCTCCTCTTGGACCTGCCTCCGGGGACGGGCGACGTCCCCATCACGGTGGCGCAGCTGCTGCCCGGCTCCGGCGTCCTCGTCGTGACCACCCCGCAGGAGTCGGCGGCGGCCGTCGCGGAGCGCTCTGGCGCGTTGGCCGGCCAGACGGGTCAGCGGGTGCTGGGCGTGGTGGAGAACATGTCGTGGCTCGAGGCGGGCGGGCAGCGGCTTGAGCCCTTCGGCTCGGGCGGAGGGGAAGCCGTGGCGCGCAGGCTCACGGAGCGGCTCGCCGAGTCCCACCCGGAGGGCGTCCAGCTCTTGGCGCGGCTCCCGCTCGCGGACGAGGTCCGGGACCTGCCGGCCACAGGGGCGCACGCGCCGGAGTTCGAGGCCCTGGCTGAGCGTCTCTTCGGGGCGCCGCGGGGCTTGAGCGGGCGACCCCTCGGGCTGACCCCGGCTTAGGTCGCCTCGGCGTCGAATGGCGCCGGGACGCCTGCCTCGAGGGGCGTGAATGGGCGGGAGGGCCGCGGGAACGCCGGGGAGGGGGTCTGCTCGAGGGCGGACGCCGCGGTGGAGCCCGCGCCCGAGCTCGGCACCGTCTCGTCCTCAATGAGAGCGTCGCGGATGATCCGCCGGGGGTCGTACTGGCGGGGGTCCATGCGGCGCCAGTCCACGTCCTGAATCTCGGGGACCTCTTCCTTGAGCCGCTGCTTGGCGTCCTCGCTCATGCGGCGGAGGTTGCGGACCCAGGAGCCCAGCTGGCGTGAGTACTCCGGCATACGGTCGCCGAAGAGGAGCACCGCGAGGACGAGCAGCAGCACGCCTTCAAGACCATTGATTCCCATAATGGACACAGTCTATCGGCCTCGGGGCCCTTCACGTGGCGCGGGAACGCCCGCGCGGTCTCGTGGCGGCGCGCGGCATGGGACAATGAGAGGTCATTATGCCTGCTGTCCACCATGTGAAAGGTGCCCATGTCTGCTGACAAGCGCAGCGCCTGGTCCTACGCCGAGGGCTTCCACGCCGACGACGACGTGATGCTCGCGGCCCGGGAGCGAGCCTTCGACCTCGGAATCGACTCCGTCCCCGCCTCCGTGGCCACCGCGCTGACGGTGCTCACGACCGCCGTGGCGCCGTCGCACGTTGTCGAAGTCGGCACGGGCGTCGGCGTCTCGACCCTTGCGATTGTGCGCGGCCTGGCACCTCACGCGGCGCTCACGACGATCGACCCCGACGTCGAGCACCTGCGGGCCGCGCGGGAGACGCTGACCGACGCGGGCGTGCCGCTGAACCGCCTGCGCGTCATCGCCGGGCGGGGTCAGGATGTTCTGCCGCGCCTGACGAAATCCGCCTACGAGATGGTGGTCATTGACGCCGATCGCGAGGGGCTCGCCGAGTATGTGGAGATGAGTGTGCGGCTCTTGCGTCCGGGCGGGCTCATTGTCATCAACGACGCCCTCGCGGCGGACACGGTGCAGCAGCCGACTAATCGCTCGGCGGGCACCACGAGCGCGCGCAATGCCGCCCGCTACCTGGCGGAGAGGGATGACATGGTCACTCACCTCTCGCCCGTGGCGGACGGCATGATCCTGGCGACGAGGAAACGCTAGCCGGCACGAACGCCGGGAGCGCCTCCTCGCCGAAACAGGGGGTGGAGCGGGCCTCTAGCGGGAGGCCTGGAACCCTTCGATGACGGTTCCGAGCTGGTCGACCTCGTCCTGATTGAGCTCGACGACAAGGCGGCCGCCGCCGTCGATCGGCAGGCGGAAGACGATGCCGCGGCCTTCCTTGACGATCTCCATGGGGCCATCCCCCGTGCGGGGCTTCATCGCGGCCATGTCTCTAGTCCCTTCGCTTATGGGGTCTGCCCCCGGCGCACGGCCCGCCCGAATCAAGCCTCGGCGGGACGGTCGCGTGTCATTCTCATCCTCAGCCATTGTCCCCCAATTTCGGGAAGCGGAGAAATCAGTCACATTCAGTTGTATATTTCACGACTGTTGTCTTTTTGACATGAAACTCACGGCGGATAGTCGCCGCCGCCGGGCAGCTCTGTCCACCTCCACAGGACGGCGACCCACACCGCCTGGAGGGCGACGCCGACGGCGAGCCACGCCCACAGCCCCCAGGGGGCGCCCGCGAGGCCGGCACTCGTCCCCGCGCTCCGCCCGGCTCGGGGACGGGCAGCCTGAGCGGCCTCTCCTTCGAGCGGCGAGATCCTCGCGCTCCGCCAGCCCACGGCCGCCGCTCCCACGAGGGGGAAGAGCGGCAAGAGCAGTCGAATCGTGCTCGTCTGAGGGTCGAAGACCGCCGCGAGATAGAGGATATAGGACGCGCTCCACGCCCACACCGTCACGCCCATTCGGCGCACCGCGGGCGCGGCGAGCAGCGCGGCCGCCCCGAGGGCGAGGATGAGGCACACGGCCCACCACCCCTCCCCCGCGAGCCCCCGGGCCCGTTCGGCCCACGGCTGAAACAGCTCCAGCGGCCCGCCCCGCCAGACCGTCTCCGTGTCCGTGTAGGCGCTCGGCTCCCCCGTGCCGAGCCAGGCGATGACCGGCCAGGCCAGCGCCCCCGCGAAGGCCGCAACGAGGGCCGTCATGAGCCCCGCGAAGTCCGAGGAGGAGAGTCGGGCGCGAGCGGCCGGCCGCATCCAGGCCAGGGCAAGGACGGCGAGTGCGAGCGCCATCGGCGCGCCGGTCGGCCGCGTGAGCGCCGCGACGAGGATGAGCGGCGCGGCGGCGAAGAACCTCCGCGTGCCGAGGCACAGGAGCACGAGCGCCAGGAGGGCCACATGGAGGCCCTCGGCGTACGGGGCCTGGAAGAGCAGACCCACGGGGCAGCAGAGGACGAGGAGCGTGGCCCACAAGGCCGCCTCCTTGCGCATCATCCGCTCGAAGAGCGCGAACATCGCGAGCGAGGCGGCGAGACCGGCCAGAACGGCGACGACGCTGGCCGCGGGCATCCACCCTCCGCCGAACAGGGGTGCGACGGCCCGCACGAGCAGGGGGAAGACGGGGAGGAAGGCCCACGTGTTCGCGCGGGCGGACCCGTCGCTCGCTCGCGGCACCGCGTCCGGGTACCCGACCGCGAAGATCCGCTGATACCACTCGGCGTCCCAGATGCTGATGTAGCTGAGGTAGGACGGCCGGGCCTCCCCCCACGGGCTCGCGGGCTGCGTCTGTGCCACGGCGAGGAGGATCACGGTCGAGATGACGCGGGAGAACAGGTAAAGCGCCGCGACCGCGAGGGGCCACGGGGCCCGGGCGAGCGCCCGCACGCGCTAGTCCCTGCCCTCTGCCCGGGCCAGGCGGGACTCGAGGTCGGCGATCCTCGCGTCGACCTGGTCCATGCGGTACCCGCGCAGGACCACGTCGTACCCGCGGCGGGCTCGGGCGGCCGCGGCGCGCGCCTCCTCGGGCGGCTGCAGGCGGGCGTCCTCCATGAGGGCCTGCGCTGCGAGCTCGCGGTCCTCGGGCGGGCGGCGGGAGTCGACGACGACGCAGGCCGCGGCGCAGGACACGAAGAGCAGGACGTAGACGATCACGGCTGGTCCGGGTGCGCGCCGGACCCGCTCGCGGCCGCGGCCTGGGCCCGTGCGGCGGCCTCGCTGGCCCGAGCCCCGGCGGCCCCGGGATCGCCGCCCTCCGTGGCGACGCTCCCCAAGAGGAAGTCGGCGGCCTCGTCGGCGGTGTCCACGAGGTGGAACAGCTTCAGGTCTCGCTCGGAGATCGTCCCCGCGCCCAGCACCGTCGTCGCCATCCAATCAAGGAGGGGACCCCAGTACTCCCGTCCGATGAGGACGACGGGAGGGGCGGAGACCTTCTCCGTCTGGATGAGGGTGACGGTCTCGAAGAGCTCGTCGAGGGTGCCCACACCGCCGGGGAGGATGACGAACGCGTCCGAGTACTTGAGGAACATGGTCTTGCGCGTGAAGAAGTACCGGAAGTTGATGCCGAGGTCGACCCACTCGTTGAGGCCAGTCTCGAAGGGCAGCTCGATCCCGAGGCCCACCGAGGTGCCCTTCGCGGCGCGGGCGCCCTTGTTCGCGGCCTCCATGATGCCGGGGCCGCCGCCGGTGATGACCGCGTAGCCCGCCTCCGCAATGAGGTAGCCGAGGCGTTCGGCCTCCTTGTACGCCCACGTGTCCGGTGCGAGCCGGGCGGAGCCGAACACGGAGACGGCCGGGCCGAGCTCGGCCAGCGCGCCGAAGCCCTCGACGAACTCGCCCTGGATGCGCAGGACCCGCCATGGATCGGAGTGGACGAACGAGCCGCCGTCGCCCGGCGCCTCGAAGAGTCGCTGGTCGGCCATGGGCATCTGCGAGAGCGCGCCCTTGAGGCGGATGGGGCCTTTGTACCGTTCGGCGCCGTCGACGCGCCGGGCCCTGTCGCTCGAGGGGGAAGGAGTGGGGGTCATGCCCTCCAGGCTATCGGCTTCTCCGCGGGGCCGCGCGGTCCGACCACAGCCCGCGCGACCTGCAGGCCCTGTGACACCGGTTACTCGATTTCACATCGCATGGACTACATTGTGCTCTATGTCATATCAGCACGTCGCCGCTCCGTCCGGCACTCCTGCGGCCACGGAGCCGCCCCTCGTCTCCCTGCGAGGCGTGAACAAGCACTACGGACCCCTGCACGTCCTTCAGGACATCGACCTGGACGTTCGCCGCGGCGAAGTCGTCGTCGTCATCGGGCCGTCCGGCTCCGGCAAGTCCACGCTCTGCCGCACGATCAACCGTCTCGAGACCATCGACTCCGGCGAGATCACCCTCGACGGGCAGCGCCTGCCCGAGGAGGGCCCGCAGCTCGCCAAGCTCCGCGCCAAGGTGGGCATGGTCTTCCAGTCCTTCAACCTCTTCCCGCACAAGACCATCCTCGAGAACGTCACACTCGGCCCCATGCGCGTCAACAGCGTGAGCAAAGATGCGGCCGAGAAACGCGCCATGGAGCTCCTCGCCCGCGTCGGCGTCGACAAGCAGGCGCCGAAGTACCCCGCGCAGCTCTCCGGCGGCCAGCAGCAGCGCGTGGCCATCGCCCGAGCGCTCGCCATGGACCCGGAGGTCATGCTCTTCGACGAGCCGACGAGCGCGCTCGACCCCGAGATGATCAACGAGGTCCTCGACACGATGACGGCTCTGGCCAAGCAGGGCATGACGATGATCGTCGTCACGCACGAGATGGGCTTCGCCCGCCGCGCTGCAGACCGCGTCGTCTTCATGGCGGACGGCCGGATCGTCGAGCAGAACACCCCCGAGGAGTTCTACACGAACCCGCAGTCCTCCCGGGCCCAGGACTTCCTCGCGAAGATCCTCCACTGATTTCCTCAACCCCCGAACCACCCCCTCTTCCGCTGCTCGTGCCACCCGGCCCAGCGCTCAGAAAGGACCCCCTCATGAAGTCTCCCAAGATCCTCGCAGCCACCCTCGCTGTGTCGGCGCTCGCCCTGGCTGGCTGCGGCCAGTCCGGCGAGCCGTCCTCCAGCTCGCCCTCGGGCGACGCGCCCTACAAGGTCGCCTCGAACGTCGAGATCAAGGGCTCGCCGACCTTCGACAAGATCAAGAAGGACGGCAAGGTCGTCGTCGGCGTCAAGCAGGACCAGCCGAACCTCGGCTACAAGGACCCGGCCACGGACCAGTACTCCGGCTTCGACATCGAGATCGCCCGCTGGGTTGCCGCCGACCTCGGCATCCCGGCCGACAAGATCGAGTTCAAGACGATCCCGTCCGCGAACCGCGAGGCCGCCATCACCAACGGCGACGTCGACTACTACGTGGGCACGTACTCCATCACGGACAAGCGCAAGAAGTCGATCGACTTCGCGGGCCCCTACTTCATCACGGGCCAGTCGCTCCTCGTGCGCAAGGACGACTCCTCGATCTCCTCCGTCAAGGACCTCGACGGCAAGACCGTGTGCTCGGCGACCGGTTCGACGCCGATCCAGAACATCCGCGACAACTACCCGCAGGTCAAGACCAAGGAGTTCGAGACGTACTCGCAGTGCGTTGACGCGCTCAAGAGCAAGCAGGTCGACGCGGTCACCACCGACCAGGCCATCCTCCTCGGCTACGCCGCCGCGGAGCCGGACGCCCTCAAGGTCGTCGGCGACACGTTCACCACGGAGAAGTACGGCATCGGCCTCAAGAAGGGCGACAAGGCCCTCCGCGAGCACATCAACGGCATGCTGACCAACGGCGGCGAGATCTGGACCAAGCTCTACGACGGCACGCTCGGCAAGTCCGGCAACAAGGTCGAGCAGCCCAAGGTCGACAACTACTAAACCGACGCCCGTCACACGGCACTCCGCGGCGGGTTCCGGCACAACCCGGAGCCCGCCGCGGTCTCCCTCGAGAAAGCGATTGACTCGTGGATTTCATCCGCACATTGACGGACAACCTCGACGTGTTCGGCCAGGGACTGGCCAACACCGTCATCATGTTCGTGGCCGCGGGAGCGCTCTCGCTCGTGCTCGGCACCCTCGTGGCGGGACTGCGCGTCTCGCCTGTTCCCATCATGCGCACGCTGGGCACGCTCTACGTGACGCTCATCCGGAACACGCCCCTGACGCTCGTGTTCTTCTTCTTCGCCTTCGGGCTGCCGAAGCTCGCCCCGTCCGGCGCGCCGGCCCCGTCCTACCTGGCGCTCGCCATCGGCGCCCTGACCGTCTACACGGCGACCTACGTCTGTGAGGCCATCCGGGCCGGCATCAACACGGTGCCGCTCGGCCAGGCGGAGGCAGCTCGCGCCATCGGGCTGACGTTCATGGACACGCTCCGGCTCGTCATCCTCCCCCAGGCGCTGCGGTCGGTCATCCCGCCGCTCATGAGCGTCGAGATCGCCCTGCTGAAGAACACGACGATCGCCGCGGGCTTCTCCGTCCTGGACCTCGGCGCCGTCCGCGCCTATCTGTCCGAGCGCGGCGAGGACGCGATCTACACCCTCTTGTGGGTCGCGATCATCTTCATCGCGCTCGTCGCGATCCTCACGTCCCTCCAGCACGCAGCCGAGAAGAAGTGGAGGGTGGCCCGATGAGCGCATCCGTCCTGTTCGACGAGCCGGGCCCCAAGGCCCGCGCCCGCTACCGCGTCTGGGGCGCCGTGACGATCGTCGCGGTCCTCGCCCTCGTCGCGTTC from Falsarthrobacter nasiphocae includes the following:
- a CDS encoding P-loop NTPase, translating into MPEHPEAARGHAAREAILAQLASVQDPELRRGLVELGMISRVDVQPGGPAVVGLKLTIEACPKRGDLVAAVREASLRVVEDVDVEVTVMTPAERRDLVEQVRGAERDIPFARPESLTRVVAVASGKGGVGKSTVTANLALAAAARGLRVGVIDADIYGFSIPPLLGVTEGPTKVEDLMLPPVVHGISVMSIGMFVGSDQPISWRGPMLHRALEQFLKDTHFGDLDVLLLDLPPGTGDVPITVAQLLPGSGVLVVTTPQESAAAVAERSGALAGQTGQRVLGVVENMSWLEAGGQRLEPFGSGGGEAVARRLTERLAESHPEGVQLLARLPLADEVRDLPATGAHAPEFEALAERLFGAPRGLSGRPLGLTPA
- a CDS encoding Sec-independent protein translocase family protein, coding for MGINGLEGVLLLVLAVLLFGDRMPEYSRQLGSWVRNLRRMSEDAKQRLKEEVPEIQDVDWRRMDPRQYDPRRIIRDALIEDETVPSSGAGSTAASALEQTPSPAFPRPSRPFTPLEAGVPAPFDAEAT
- a CDS encoding O-methyltransferase, encoding MSADKRSAWSYAEGFHADDDVMLAARERAFDLGIDSVPASVATALTVLTTAVAPSHVVEVGTGVGVSTLAIVRGLAPHAALTTIDPDVEHLRAARETLTDAGVPLNRLRVIAGRGQDVLPRLTKSAYEMVVIDADREGLAEYVEMSVRLLRPGGLIVINDALAADTVQQPTNRSAGTTSARNAARYLAERDDMVTHLSPVADGMILATRKR
- a CDS encoding DUF3117 domain-containing protein translates to MAAMKPRTGDGPMEIVKEGRGIVFRLPIDGGGRLVVELNQDEVDQLGTVIEGFQASR
- a CDS encoding LOG family protein, producing MTPTPSPSSDRARRVDGAERYKGPIRLKGALSQMPMADQRLFEAPGDGGSFVHSDPWRVLRIQGEFVEGFGALAELGPAVSVFGSARLAPDTWAYKEAERLGYLIAEAGYAVITGGGPGIMEAANKGARAAKGTSVGLGIELPFETGLNEWVDLGINFRYFFTRKTMFLKYSDAFVILPGGVGTLDELFETVTLIQTEKVSAPPVVLIGREYWGPLLDWMATTVLGAGTISERDLKLFHLVDTADEAADFLLGSVATEGGDPGAAGARASEAAARAQAAAASGSGAHPDQP
- a CDS encoding amino acid ABC transporter ATP-binding protein; the encoded protein is MSYQHVAAPSGTPAATEPPLVSLRGVNKHYGPLHVLQDIDLDVRRGEVVVVIGPSGSGKSTLCRTINRLETIDSGEITLDGQRLPEEGPQLAKLRAKVGMVFQSFNLFPHKTILENVTLGPMRVNSVSKDAAEKRAMELLARVGVDKQAPKYPAQLSGGQQQRVAIARALAMDPEVMLFDEPTSALDPEMINEVLDTMTALAKQGMTMIVVTHEMGFARRAADRVVFMADGRIVEQNTPEEFYTNPQSSRAQDFLAKILH
- a CDS encoding glutamate ABC transporter substrate-binding protein, whose translation is MKSPKILAATLAVSALALAGCGQSGEPSSSSPSGDAPYKVASNVEIKGSPTFDKIKKDGKVVVGVKQDQPNLGYKDPATDQYSGFDIEIARWVAADLGIPADKIEFKTIPSANREAAITNGDVDYYVGTYSITDKRKKSIDFAGPYFITGQSLLVRKDDSSISSVKDLDGKTVCSATGSTPIQNIRDNYPQVKTKEFETYSQCVDALKSKQVDAVTTDQAILLGYAAAEPDALKVVGDTFTTEKYGIGLKKGDKALREHINGMLTNGGEIWTKLYDGTLGKSGNKVEQPKVDNY
- a CDS encoding amino acid ABC transporter permease, coding for MRTLTDNLDVFGQGLANTVIMFVAAGALSLVLGTLVAGLRVSPVPIMRTLGTLYVTLIRNTPLTLVFFFFAFGLPKLAPSGAPAPSYLALAIGALTVYTATYVCEAIRAGINTVPLGQAEAARAIGLTFMDTLRLVILPQALRSVIPPLMSVEIALLKNTTIAAGFSVLDLGAVRAYLSERGEDAIYTLLWVAIIFIALVAILTSLQHAAEKKWRVAR